atatgaaggaacagggacgtaatgccggtaagatgagggagcagggacataatgcgggtaatatgaaggaacagggacataatgcctgtaatatgaaggaacaggaacatgtctgtaataagaaaaaacaaggacaaaatgccggtaatttgaaggaacagggacataatgcctgtaagatgagggagcagggacataatgccgctaatatgaaggaacagggacataatgcctgtaatatgaaggaacatggacgtaatgccggtaatatgagggaacagggacataaagccggtaatatgaaggaacagggacatgttaccggcattgtgtccctgtaccctcctacataggacataatgccagttatatgagggaacagggacataatgccggtaattcggGAACGATACGGATGTAATAAAGACGTGTTACATGTTTGTACGTCACCACCTTTATACTGGAGATTGGTAGCGGACGTTGGAATTGTGCGTTTCACGGTATCGTTGGATGGAGAAGAATCAGCCCGTGCAGCCCGCAGATAAGCCCctaatgcagcagcagcagctctgcgCTATCACACCCGGGAATGTCCCCCCATATCCTGCAGCACGAAGGAGCGGCTGCACGGACTGAACGACTCTTCCAGACATGGGAGACCAGCGGGAATAAAGACATGCGCACGAATAAGCACAAGATGGAGGCGGCAGCTCTGTTGTAGACCTGGTGGGGGGGCTCTTAGAAGAGCCTTTGGGTCCTTCCTGCAGGGACGGGGCACATTACTTGGCGCCTAATGAGCAGAatccgccgctgctgctgctttattcctGCTCCATTCGAGTTCAGGCGGGAGATGTTCCTGTTGGTAGAGACAGAGGAGGGGGCGTGGTGTTATCTGCGAGTCTATAGAAATATTCTACTTCCTCATTGGCTACAGTGTCTGGCGTTGAGTATCAGTTTTAGATGCGGCCAATCAGAGAAGAAGCTCTCTGCTCCATCCGGGTATAAGAAGTGACGGTGGGAGCGCAGCCGTTAGATCTGATCAGATAATAGACATGTCTGGAAGAGGAAAGCAAGGAGGCAAAGTGCGGGCTAAAGCCAAGACCCGCTCATCCCGGGCAGGACTTCAGTTCCCTGtcggtcgtgtgcacagacttCTCCGCAAGGGCAACTACGCTCAGAGGGTGGGTGCCGGCGCTCCGGTTTACATGGCCGCTGTTCTGGAATATCTGACCGCTGAGATAATGGAACTGGCCGGAAATGCCGCCCGGGACAACAAGAAGACCCGAATCATCCCCCGTCACCTGCAGCTGGCCGTGCGCAATGACGAGGAGCTCAACAAGCTGCTGGGTGGTGTGACCATCGCTCAGGGAGGCGTCCTGCCCAACATCCAGGCCGTTCTGCTGCCCAAGAAGACCGAGAGCAGCAAAAGCGCCAAGAGCAAGTGAGCGCTGCTTATCCAAATTtaaccacaaaggctcttttaagaGCTGCCCACGTGGTCCTTAGAACAGAGCTCACCGCTGATCTCCGATATGTAAACGTTCTGCGCCAGATAAGTGGCTCTGCTTGTACAGAGATCTACCCATATGAATTCATGTACCGCGGGGTTTCACATTGAAGAGGAAGCCGTAGGGTGGGTGGGTGTAGAACTGCTGCGTTACTCATGACCTACACATTCACTACTGCCTCGTGCagatggtggcgctgtcctcattggtgcactaactatactgtacagaacacattaatagtacaactactccagtgattcGTGTTCACGATCTACAACCCGCCCCCGACTACATAGTGTCTTAAATTATATCTTCCAGTCTCACTGGATTCTTCGAATGCGTCTCAGTaaatgtgagggtatgtgcacacacactaattacgtccgtaattgacggacgtatttcggccgcaagtaccggaccgaacacagtgcagggagccgggctcctagcatcatagttatatacgacgctaggagtccctgccgctctgcaggacaactgtctcgtactgtaatcatgttttcagtacgggacagtagttccacggagaggcagggactcctagcatcgtacatatgtatgatgctaggagcccggcttcctgcactgagttcggtccactacttgcggccgaaatacgtccgtaaattacggacgtaattagtgtgtgtgcacatacccttactctgcagcaacttcatgcgttagtggGATGAGGGGAGTCCTAAGTACAGACAACGcagtgttagtacgaagtagaaataggtgcattctgtttcctgtcattgtattgccagcagcgcgattataccagcagtctggcaaagtgacatacaagacaatgcaagtccatacttatgtggaacttggtgctacaaattgctagtttgttttgaaaatctcgtaacatttgtagcaatgagagcagcttggaaaacacggcccctccaacattgggttttgctcttgtaaaatgccgtatcagctgcatcagttttgtcctttttcattcattgaatgcgtctcactaaacgttgctctgcaagaaactgcacgcgttactgtaataaagtgagtcctatatagggacagcagacagagtcattattagtactagaggttaacagatttattgccagcagccttattaatcccagccgtccggcagaatgagatacgggccgagccgatacttgtgtcaaagttggtcccagtaacagatttattgtttgttgtgagaatctggtaacattagtagcagtgacagcagctaagaaaacactggccctctctccaaggattgcggaaagcacgttgcccagcagcaagctgcacgccgaagaagcaacaccgcaattccgctgtttgatccactgctcgggcgcttatacagcgctatgagcaactgagcggatattcagcggtgagtttctgccactcctgtacgtgcaggcatcggcacaaacggcgtccggcagcgccgctacgaggaGGTGTTTTCCTGCCTGAGTACCTTACTGCTATACTTGCTGGCGAGTGATCCTCTTTCCCTTCAGATTAACACtccctggtctaagacccaattcagtcagctgcttctaggacgctATAAGGGGACACACTGCGGTCCACATATCCGGCTCCTCACTGGAAGACcgacgtgatactgaagcccctacccccgtgtatatagaagtagaaggTCACTGCTCAGATACAAAAGCGGTGaccagcagacatcatagctgatctatagaggatgtggcggctctgagaagagcctttgtgttgtgtaagatggagcagagcaggagcggaattaacctccgaagccgtacagtgtgcggccctggcgtttgagcgcgtacactacgtccatagcggtgacggtcttcctcttggcgtgctcggtgtaggtgacggcgtcacggatgacgttctccaggaaaaccttcaggacgccgcgagtctcttcatagatgagaccggagatgcgtttgacgcctcccctgcgagctagacggcggatggcaggcttggtgatgccctggatgttatcacggagcaccttcctgtgccgcttagcaccgccctttccgagtccttttcctcctttaccgCGACCAGACATCCTGTAAGCTGGAGCTAAAGAGAAATATTGTACCGAGAACCGCGGAGCGCGTCTTTATATAGACCTTGGGTGGACCAGAGAGAGAACTGTAATACATGTCACTTCCGGGGCGTTTCTTTAAGTAAATTCACATTACCAATCCCTCCCCCTCCCGTTGATTGGCTTaactcagattttgaattgcaCGTTCATTTTACAATACCGGCCGCTCTTTTCCCGCTTATAGCGCGACTGCTGTGTAATGTCTATCTGCCCCAAATCTAAAGCGTAATGTTAAGGGAAACAAGGAACAAGCGTGACGTCTTGGATTAGTATGGCGGCTGCTCGTTATCTGCCGTCACGTTCAGGATTTGTGTGCCCGCAGATCACCCCTCCGGCCACCAGCACCACAACGGCTTTATAGAATGAATAGGGAGGAGAGGACTCGGGCAGTGTTAATGCGTTTAGATCTCTGATTTACAACGGTGACCGGGACTACACCCGATGATCATGACCTCACAGAATAAGAGTAGAATTCCCCTGCGCTTGTGTTCACACCGGGTGGAGGATACCTGCTCCCCCACCCTACACGCTGCGCCTGGTTTGCCTTTACAAGGAGTAGGGAACAAGGACTCCGCACACACTGGTAAGCGGTGGATCATTAGCTGCACATAACGGCGTCATTCCTCGCAGCAGCAGCGGAGGTTATTATCGGAAGAGCGATGTGCGGTCATCAGTGAGGAGTGGGGCGGGTTATCACTGCGATACAGCCGGAGAGGGAGGTGATGAATACAGCGCAGACAACCGGCATAACACATGACAGGACTGCTGAAAGGGCCGGATTACGTGAGTGCTAGAGACGGGGACTGGTTATAGTGTAAATGGCGCTAAGCACTGAAAAGGTTAACAATGGCACCTCCACATATTAATAGCAGAGCACCGAGAAGCCAGCGGGAGAGTCGCGGTAGAATTAACGGAGGAAAAGGATTCAGCTCGTTTGAGGGAGGATTTGGTGGCtctgaaaagagcctttgtgttgtaaTCGTTGCCGGGTTGAGACCTAAGCCCTCTCCCCACGGATCCTGCGGGCCAGTTGAATGTCTTTGGGCATGATGGTGACCCTCTTGGCGTGGATGGCGCACAGGTTGGTATCCTCAAACAGTCCGACCAGATAAGCCTCGCTGGCCTCCTGCAGAGCCATGACTGCTGAGCTCTGGAAGCGCAGATCGGTCTTGAAGTCCTGAGCGATCTCTCTCACCAGGCGCTGGAAGGGCAGCTTACGGATAAGAAGCTCGGTGGACTTCTGGTAGCGGCGGATTTCACGGAGAGCGACTGTGCCCGGGCGGTAACGATGAGGCTTCTTCACTCCGCCGGTAGCGGGAGCGCTCTTCCGTGCAGCTTTAGTAGCCAGCTGCTTGCGGGGCGCTTTCCCGCCGGTGGATTTACGCGCAGTCTGCTTTGTTCTGGCCATAGCTCTACAACAATGTGCACACTTGTAGACTGATACGAGGAGAGGAAAGAGCAGAGTATTTATACACTTGAGCGTGTCCTCATTGGTCCATGAAAGGCACACCCCTACATTCTATTGGCTTCTTCATAAAAACAATACGCAACCGACAAAGCAAATGTGATATTCGCCACCAATCACCGTTCCGAAGAGGCGGACACCGGTTTACATGACGTCCACACGCAGCTTGTACAGCAGGGGGTGTTAATAACAGCTCACTGTATTTCCATGTCCGCAGATCACGTACACAGCGTTATATAAGAGACTACTTCCCCATCATCCGCCGCTTCAGTGGTTTTATAGATTACACAAAGGGACAATCCCCCACCCCATCCTTACACAGGACACTGTGCCCCGCATCCAGAGGCAGCATATAAGGGTCACCATCCACCACGTGTAATGAGGAGCATGGGACATTGTGCTCTATTTACACCGGAGAGAGTGTAATCCATCGGCCTCCTTCACGTGGATCCTGTGCTGTAAGCTACAAGTCTATTGCTGCCCCGGTCCTTATTCACACATTACACCTGGTGGGCTGTGACCTGATAAACTCTG
This genomic window from Rhinoderma darwinii isolate aRhiDar2 unplaced genomic scaffold, aRhiDar2.hap1 Scaffold_423, whole genome shotgun sequence contains:
- the LOC142710264 gene encoding histone H2A type 1-like, whose protein sequence is MSGRGKQGGKVRAKAKTRSSRAGLQFPVGRVHRLLRKGNYAQRVGAGAPVYMAAVLEYLTAEIMELAGNAARDNKKTRIIPRHLQLAVRNDEELNKLLGGVTIAQGGVLPNIQAVLLPKKTESSKSAKSK
- the LOC142710277 gene encoding histone H3, encoding MARTKQTARKSTGGKAPRKQLATKAARKSAPATGGVKKPHRYRPGTVALREIRRYQKSTELLIRKLPFQRLVREIAQDFKTDLRFQSSAVMALQEASEAYLVGLFEDTNLCAIHAKRVTIMPKDIQLARRIRGERA